DNA sequence from the Armigeres subalbatus isolate Guangzhou_Male chromosome 1, GZ_Asu_2, whole genome shotgun sequence genome:
gaggaattcctggaggaacttccggaggaattcctggaggaacttccggaggaattcctggagaaacttccggaggaattcctagaggaacttccggaggaattcctggaggaacttccggaggaattcctggaggaacttacgaaggaattcctggatgaactttcggacgaaagcctggaggaacttgcggagaaattcctggttgaatttcagaaggatttcctggaggaacttccggaggaattcctggaggaacttccggaggaattcttggaggaacttcggaggaattcctggaggaacttccggaggaattcctggaggaacttccggaggaattcctggaggaacttccggaggaattcctggaggaacttccggaggaattcctggaggaacttccggaggaattcctggaggaacttccggaggaattcctggaggaacttccggaggaattcctggaggaacttcggaggaattcctggaggaacttccggaggaattcctggaggaacttccggaggaacttccggaggaattcctggaggaacttccggaggaattcctggaggaacttccggaggaattcctggaggaacttccggaggaattcctggaggaacttccggaggaattcctggaggaacttccggaggaattcctagaggaacttccggaggaattcctgaaggaacttccggaggaacttccggaggaattcctggaggaacttccggaggaattcctggaggaacttccggaggaattcctggaggaacttccggaggaattcctggaggaacttccggaggaattcctggaggaacttccggaggaattcctggaggaacttctggaggaatttttggaggaacttccggaggaattcctggaggaacttccggaggaattcctggaggaacttacggaggaattcctggaggaacttccggaggaattcctggaggaacttccggaggaattcctggaggaacttccggaggaattcctggaggaacttccggaggaattcctggaggaactttcaaaggaattcctggaggaacttccggaggaattcctggaggaacttccggaggaattcctggaggaacttccggaggaatccctggaggaacttccggaggaatccctggaggaacttcctggaggaactttcggaggaattcctggaggaacttccggaggaattcctggaggaacttccggaggaattcctggaggaacttccggaggaattcctggaggaacttccggaggaattcctggaggaacttccggaggaattcctgaaggaacttccggaggaattcctgaaggaacttccggaggaattcctgaaggaacttccggaggaattcctgaaggaacttccggaggaattcctgaaggaacttccggaggaattcctgaaggaacttccggaggaattcctggaagaacttccggaggaattcctggaggaattcctggaggaacttccggaggaattccgggaggaacttccggaggaaatccgggaggaacttccggaggaaatccgggaggaacttccggaggaaatccgggaggaacttccggaggaaatccgggaggaacttccggagtaattccgggaggaacttctggagggaacttccgaagaaattcctggagaaacttccggaggaattcctggaggaacttccggaggaattcctggaggaacttccggaggaatccctggcggaacttccggaggaattcctggaggaacttccggaaaaatttcttggaggaactttcacgCCACCTTGCACTATTCCCACTTTGCTTCATTCTCATTAACGATGACAACAAAATTTCTCCTGTCGCAGATACGTCCTACTGATCGAAGCCGATATCCACGCCCACCTGACGCAACATACCAAAACCGAGGACGGAACGTACAGCCGAAGACATTGCGCCCAGCGGGTAGGCGTTACCGCTCCCAACATGTTACCACATTTGTACGGCCAACTGGTGCAGACAACCAAGGGGATAACCCATCTGCAGGCCCACGGCGAGCTTCTAACTCTCATCGACACCCTTCTGCTGGCCAAGTGCACCGACGAGAAGGATGTCATAGCCTTGAAGGCAGCCATGTGGGCTTTGGCGCATTTCAGCACCAGCAAGGAAGGAGTCTCCTATCTGAACGAAATTTCAGCAACCGTTTTCGAACATTTCGTACAGCTCGCCAAATACGCCGAAGTCTATTCGGTCCGTTCGACGGCCTTCAACTGCGTTTGTCTGATCTCCACCACCCAGATGGGCGCCGAAGTCCTGCAGAAGCTCGATTGGATTGCGGTTCGGCACGATCGCAGCACCTACTGGCCTGTCAACGAACCAGATGAATGGTTTCCCAAGCAGTTCAACACTCCCGTCCGACATAACTACGAATTCCCACCCTACAACTACACTGCACTGCTGGAAACGAATGAACCACTAATCCAGAACGATTCCGACGAGCAACTGATCGTTTCACGTATGGAAAGCACAACCGTCGGTGAAGATCAAAGCGATTGTGCCGCTGCGTCTACGTCCCGATCCAAAACCCTCCCGGAAAGCATCCTCGGCCCGAATCGAACTCCATCTTCGCAAACCCATAAACGCTCCCTCTCGGAGTCCAAAACAACGGACGGCATTAGTTTGATGAGTACGACGGCCCCGCCAGCTTCCGGTCAAATGCCCAGTTACCCAACCTATACGAGAACACGCTACAACTCCGGCACGGATTCCAACACGTCCGGCGTGAGCAGCTACGAGTCCATCTTCGGTAGTCGCTTCCACGCCGACATGATGCAGCAGGGCCAACTCTCGCCCATCCCAAGCAGCTCGAACCTGATTGATTTGAAGAAACTATCCACGGAGGAAAAGTACCGGCGGGTCTCGCTCACGGGATTACCGCTCAAGGAAACCAGCTTTATGACGGCCCAAGATCTGTACGGCTATCACACCCTTCGGATACTGCGCCGACGCTGCCGACCGATGTTATCCGAATCGGCAGCGGACGATTTGGCGGAGATGATGGACGATACCATGGGTAGCGTGACGTCCTCGTCGTCCACTTCGACCATCTCGCGGTTCCGGCTGCGGGCGTCAAAAGTGCTGTACGAACAGCAGCGGAAGCTCAAGGTTCGCAGCCTGGATCGAAACCATAGCTTCAATGCGGTGATGGGGTAAGGTCGATGGAAAAATTTTGATATGTTGTGggtttaaaaattatttgtttttcgcAGGTATGACGAATTTCGACAGAGTTTACGGATCAAGCATCAGAGACTTCAAATGCAGGCAGAAATACGGGGACCCTGTTATGCAGGTAAGGTTTTTTAGATCTCAGATTCTGACTGtctaattattttattcataccTAATATGTCATCCTTTCCTCTGCTTTCAGGAATCTGTCTCCCGCGAAACATCCTCAATCTGTTCCCCCATGAAGAGTCCTCCGGTACGTACGTTTCGAATTTCACCCTCAACGAGCTCGACTCTAACATCTCGGTTGAGCTGGACTCCCGAGGTTCGAATGCCGCAACCAGCAACATACAGATCGTGGATCGTGAATCGGCCGATTCCATCAAACTCTTACGTGCCAATTCCGTTGACAGCAACGGAGTGGGACACGTTCGCGACGAGTGCCTGCAGTGCTGCCGCCGACGGCTTGACCCGTCTGGCATCAGTTCCAGCAGTCGCAGTGAGTTCTTCAACTCGTCGGAGAGTTCCTTCAGCGACGAGGTGGACCGCACTAGGGCAAGCATTCTGCGACACGTCCAACGGATGGCCAATCCCGTGTGGAGCAAGCAGAGCCGTACGCAGCTGCTGGAACTGAAGCAGAAGCATCCGAGCGCGTTCCAAGACATCTGCCTTTACTCCGAGGTGTGCCAACAGCTCGGTCGAAACACGTATCGACTAGGGTCAAGGCGGTTTTTACAAGAGCTGTTCCTCGATTTGGACTTTGGTTGTTTCTATCGCGAAGCGGAGGAGATCAGTACGGCCAAAATGGATCGGCTGGGTGGGCCGGATGATTTAGTTCCGTTGAATGGGGAGGCGTCATCGCCGTCTGGGTCGAAACAAGTTATATCGCCGGGAGGGTCTAAAGTAAGTGCAGTTGGTGGTTCTGATGTGAGGACTAATCACAGTGGAAAAACAAATTACGAAACTAGCAATACAACGCATTTGAGCTCGAATAACGATGTAACTCGCAATAGCAAGGTGCCTTCGCCTGTCTCGGGCGAAAGCGGAAACACGAGTGTTGGAAGTGGTAATGTTAATAACGGGATCAGTGACAGTAGCAGCACTGGTCAGACGGGTCCGGCTCTCAAGCCACATCATGTGCGATCACCACCGATGGCAAGTCTGTACGAAACCAGCGTCGAAAATTTAGCTGAGCTTAGTTCGACCCCGAAAGGGGTAGGATTGAGGGTGCAAATTGCCCAGCATCAGGTGGAAAAGGTAAGTCTCAATAATATTTTGGAAGATTCGACAATGCGGTAACAAGACTAACACGTTTCACATTTTACAGGCAATGAACCGCCACTCGACCGGTACGGACCTCCCGGACGGTATCACCAAAGACTTGGCAGCCGGTCGCTCCGACGACGACGATCCCCCGTCATCCTCGTCGGCATCGGGAGCCATATCCCACAACCAGAATACCAAATATAAAACCCGACCGCGCTTCAACACGCTGGAGCTGGACCTGAGCTGTACCAAAAACAAGTTCCCCATCCGCAGGGACCGGGGATCGTCGTCGGGCCGCTCGGTGACGGACTATTCGCCTACGACGCCGACCGGCGGCATCATAACGACATTCGGTGTGACGATACTGGGTCCGCCGCCAGGTGTAACATCGGGCGACAGCAGAAGCAGCAGCGCAGTCACAAGTCCGACCAGCGCAATGCAGCAGGGCGCTCCGGCTTTGTTTTGCGAGCAAAGGTTGGAGCAGCAGCTCATTAAGGGGAGCAAATCGGAGGCCGCACTGACGGCGAAGAAGTGAAAAACTGTGTGTGTTTGTGAAAGAAAGATGGAAGGACAAGTACGACCGAGGTTTGATAGCGGATGCAGTTTAGTGTGTTATGTTTGCTTTTTAGGTGCAAAGGTGTTTTCATTTCTAGGAACACGTGATTGGTGAGGTTTTAGAGGAGGCAATTTTACGGGAAATAGAATTGACATAAGTTTATTTGAACTGGATgtggaataataattattttgttgtAGAAATGCATAATTTCAAGATAACACTTTTATCAATCGTTTATTTACAGCCTTATTTACCCTACAACAACTCTACAAAGTCGAAATTTCGTATGTTCTAATGCAGCGGTTCTTAaactggggtacatgtacccccggAGGTACCTTTGCTTGTCTCTGGGAAAACCTGAGACAAAAATGCGAAATGACCGATGTTGTATTGCGTTTCTGTGACAACTAGATAGAACGGAATCTTTTTTCTACTGTGTACATTTGTTGTCCTGAATAAAAAGCACAATACTAGGGTTTGGGCACATAATTTGGGtgctcggagacgagccagccttgggctgaaagtctcctcaataaagacacaaaaaaaaaacataatttgtgtCTCGGTGAGATTCTCCAATCGCTGTTCAAAAGCCGAAGTTCAAAATCTATTGCGCGCATTTGGAAAAAGTCCGACAATTGATGAAttggaaatttattttcaaacataATAGCAAGAACTAGTACTGCTCTTGGGCAGATTCTATAAAATGACCCTTATGGGTAAAAGGGAAATACCTATGGGACTTATTGTGACAAACCGGGCGTCAATTCgacatattattattattattatagaggaTTGCAGCGAGTTTCAAAATTGGAAAATCGACACATTTGGCCATATGGATGGCAGTTTTCAAAAAGTACAGAGtaggggacgcctgcgacgatgttgtgtgcattggaactcgctccgctgattgagacccggaatgtccttgccggcaggtaattgttgatgattttcaccaggtagctgggaaaaTTGTAGCGTGAAATGCTTTTtttgaatagcttggataatcctgagagaaggctgatgggactatacctttgggggaggaaggatccttcccttaaagatcagcgaaaggtgctcaaagaacggagcactcatgtgtttgagctcgagattcaggttgctgtcgaagcctgggcccttcatgttcttcgatgattcgtcgagaagtcgttgggaatcaaatggatgttgttagcatgctcgttgacggctgcttcgtgtggactgacgatgttctgcccaagattgtgggAGCTAACGAAGTGACGACATATTTCAGCGatcttctctgcaggagttatcaagcgatccttagagccattattgtcttgtgggatcaaaggtggaatgggccgaggcttggattttagtatttggtcattttccagaacggcttagcataatctgggagagtgcggatcttattcgagaagtcattatttttgaggtccaccattctggccttgataatttttgtgattcgattgcagcgtgccttaagctcaggcagtccagtacgctgaaactgcctgcgagtgacattccgcaatcgatgtttaaggagttgcttacctgccgagccgtcgggacatgctgctctctggccaccgagattgcctcttcgatggcgcacagctggcggtcaatACTTTCCGGCGTCCCTGGACGCACCATGTAATCGATTGTGTTGTCGACGCACtactggaaccgctgccagttcacttgATAGTAgtttcgccgtaactgctggttccgattgaccgaggagtccacttccgccaccaccggatagtgatccgaactaagctcctggtagacgaccggctgaTCGTTCATGTTGCTTATGTATAGGTCGAAGGTTGCGTGGACACcagaccgactcagccgagtgggggaatccgggctcaagatcgtgtagtggccttcctccatgtcgttgctccagatggtgccgttttgattgccgcgactgttgccccaggcttgatgtttggcattcaggtcgccggcaatgatatgctggccttgcctccgcgaaAGCTAGACGATGTCCCtacgaagggcagccgatgatccatcgccggctttggcttgtgttggacagtacgccgcgataaCCATTAACTAAGGGTAGTacacccttggtgggggcatccatcaattcagctgttattggtcgacggtacagcagcagtgcctttctctgctttgttctctccgaggcagccaagttgatTGCGACGAGACGAACGCAATGAGAAAaaagaactgtgcaataaaaatcctattcgactaaatgctgatgtcatattagaaatttggagacagtactcgtcgatagaaaatccttccgcacgccatagcatatgagcaagtcaaaccaccttccttttgtcagaggagatatatcagcttccacactgatatacTTTcttcccccttcatacgggagtttggcagaaggaaggtcgtgcgatatataacatcacaaatattgccctccgctcgctttcaaatcgacttctataaaaacattcttcatgcctgccgtatcctaacggaactatcaattctatactttcgcctccatttctatcatgaacatgcacgtctaagtttggaagatgatattagcatttccatatcattgtaaatcgtttaacttcacgtagaagtaacacacacacaaaatcattaatttagtgaagattctttggttttgtttctgttagtcattgggaatggaatcgtttttttttttcggtccgccattttatacaaaagaagctaaatccgagatgaattttcttcaaagtgcaaaacacagtggcgtagccagaaaattggtctggggggattttctgaacatttttttaattcgagaaggttcgaaaaaaaaattcttctaataatTTTGTTTCTGGTGGGGGTTTTATGTCTAAAACCaacccgtggctacgccactggcaaAACATAATCGTTCGGCGataacagaaagttgcccttcacaagcgcgcgtcggaggaagATGAGGCAATacatttgttcgaatggatAAAataactaacagcaaccaagctaccacggcAATGCCATCTAAACAGGCCATTTTGCAATTAATAACGGGTTAACGGCTTAGAAAATACTGGTCCTGAGGAACCCATTTTTCCCCAATGCgcttttccaataactaacagcaaccaaacttgATGACTTTTCGGTAAGACGCCaccttttggaataaattttcagcatcaccACTGCATAACAACCATCGAATGTTATgcttttccgttgaaaatgctaCCAGTGCCATGTTCAAACTgaagattagatccaaacccgcaagttgcttgattttgatgtctgtgcttgcgatgcatgcaCGGGATTTGTGGTTTTacaatttctaaattatttgtcaatttttgataataaatagttgaaaatctgtATTTTCAGAACCATACAATGAAGAATTGACTCAACCTTGATCGAATGatccaaaaatatttgaaatccatcgaaaacggctgaaatattaatgttcaaagtctatcatattttcgtgacagtctccgattttcgcaatcgcaaagtataccccaatatagaaaagacagacgtagtgctacataaaaaaaatgcattttatataAAGGAATTAGAAAAATCAAATTAGCATAATTTTCCATCAGACGCAGAAATTTTTCTAGTCCGAATATGGAAAGATCAAACTTAGTGGCTTTGCGAGAGGGTGATTACAGAAACATGTTCGAGAAAAGATTTTCAACCTGCAGTTCGGTATCCGTGAGCGGGTCAAGGATAAGAaaactagaagaatttctgcgtGTAAAAATCGGAATTTCGTCTAATTTTTGCTTATTGGCCGGAATGCACATAGCAGCATTATAATCTTCCTTATTTATATTCGAAGATTCTCAATTTCCAAAAGTACTGTAAAAAACTTCCATCATATGTTTGAGAGCAACTACAGTTTCTCAGAAACTAACTTCTAGGAATACCCTTTTCATTCCTAGAATTTCGATAAGATACAAATTTTAATTTCCCTGACTAATAAATCTTcttaaatctatatacataaaaatgaatttctgtctgtctgaaccttatagactcggaaactactgaaccgatcggcgtgaaaatatGTATGCAGAGATTTTTGGGGctagggaaggttcttaagacggttcgagacccctcccatTTTTGGAAAGGGGTGCTCCCTTACAAACGGAAcatcaatttcatcataactcgagaattaatcaaacaaatggaacaaaatctggcatgtggaagTTTTGGAAGgcttcgagacccctcccccttctgaAAAAAGGGGCTCCCATGCAaacgaaataaaaatttcttcgtaactcgagaataaatcaattaaatggaaccaaatttggtatatGGAGGTTTTTGTatacaagaaatgtttcttTGGTGCCCGTCTTCTAAAGAAATTGCGaacgtgaaaaaaaaatcaaagaacacaggattttgtttttacacgatttttttttcgctcgtatttttgatcgtgtaacttcaatttgccaccaaactcttcgcaacatgtttcaaaaaatccagaataaatcaaagaaaaatcacatgataattaatatacgttaaacatttaggatgagtggaaaattgagaaaatgtaaatcgcgtaaaaacaaaatccagtgtaaatcaatttcaggcgaaacgaagttcgtcgggtctgctagtagttCATAATTTAAATATCCTCTCAGAATtacaatagtagtttgtgcaactagttgcaaaaagatgattttttcagcacgagttgtacgtttatcaaacgaggcttgccgagttggataaatactacgagtgctgaaaaaatcaagttttgcaacgagttgcacacgctattttttgcaatgacgaaaaatgggctttaatgtgataaatctgtaccaaaatgttACAATTGTATTTACTTCACATAATCAATCTTACCAAAATGTCATGCtactgcagaaaacaaacatattccatgttatcgtgccacattgtatgctcgacataccataaagcgatagataaacctggggtggcattgcgcatctcgattcgaacgtaattctatcgagtcgaacatgtttggcgattcgatctcgaaaacgactcatcgttcgagtatgctcgaggaggtacaagaataacgagatgttttggcattatggatactcgatggcacactggaaaacgactcaagtcgaatgaaaaacactcgtcacctttatagctttcgaatgttgttcgagagcgatttcttgttgaaagtttttaattatatttgttattatttctttaCGGAAAGAGAATAAATggttcattattgtatcttgaaggaaacaATGttattagtatacctactttcatagtttccagacaatatgcaatctctaattatcccgaaatccgcgtaaaaaacgacttcaactaaaatctttTTTGTTTCTGGCAGTTTTCACGTCGATCACGTCACGTCGAAAATCGATGGGTGTATATTTTAAAATCTACGTtaaaatagttgagttaaataaaaataagaaaggtaaaacgcgcaagagataacctaagtgcatttaactaaaacacatggataCATCAAAGTAACTTATTATAGAATCTtcctttagctttaaattatttagctgaaaattggatctgtggcat
Encoded proteins:
- the LOC134206575 gene encoding rapamycin-insensitive companion of mTOR, which encodes MNMSSWMIRNRSQRQRSRPAPEDCYRLDMGKSIRENAQDIYVGLSARTTNENKRLSLLNGLVKLIERWKKENALGSCPVLIGSPQRKVLQQRERALEFAVAEWLYCISASLVHHFTQIRAGALRAIRHLLMAPGDVRALNELQLGHLVCRSLDVLLKNEEERVQALKLVRKQLMVAPELVCPALVRCLVSLGESGAEDRTMRMDREDRMLRACLATLCEFGVLNPRLLIVCGGVSVITRNVLECHSPRIAESLCGVLLHLLEWPKTRHIAGVRLDCLGAPYCDFTYRLGIMDKNKDARDLRFTCSRLALLSVLRSWAGTIEFCNPAKPSGLKAIIDILYLNQLEVRKAVLDLLYELLGLPQPVWSDEYSVALSVVDPAEYQDSWRLNEGFVAAEGIAVLPSLASCVPNVSDIHLALLLYCFIENGLLNALVEVIISSDTFISVRATILLGKILHQMHLLLPAEICSSTPSTTLPTLISKATEGNHQAKAAIASLQQFHQMLQNRPASCSLFLDCIIQSGDLINTRIFKRELSAQESVPLPATKYAVVDSSSGFGTKRVRHDSVGSTGSSSGSGGVGGRLGYLFTGSLPMQNGSSLDDSGMVVSGKNNSSKRSSLKRARFMQFFDNIKENERLIRDSNVLGNKDANMWDWDIVITIFRSDSLGSKLDVQNTRFIRRIIDYFKPSNNRFSHQDLTRYNRQLPAYVTAALELLDWLQQSQELECIRILTDLFFDISRQLMSIHTKKSAHECLFSPQHMTSTMCHQYFLFIGRLCRTEKGLSVLTNTDVFKELTTIVTKTNHICYVKLIVSGLDYSLDGEPRKILMRALLKHPSAKARLYATQFMRVLLRARLPNFEVWGMPLLLKLVDECQAKCVQLAALEILEEACYERTYLEELVNVWPNLERVSDHGKLVMMKFYSIPRGLNHPEARIKEEIETWVKGFNKKYVLLIEADIHAHLTQHTKTEDGTYSRRHCAQRVGVTAPNMLPHLYGQLVQTTKGITHLQAHGELLTLIDTLLLAKCTDEKDVIALKAAMWALAHFSTSKEGVSYLNEISATVFEHFVQLAKYAEVYSVRSTAFNCVCLISTTQMGAEVLQKLDWIAVRHDRSTYWPVNEPDEWFPKQFNTPVRHNYEFPPYNYTALLETNEPLIQNDSDEQLIVSRMESTTVGEDQSDCAAASTSRSKTLPESILGPNRTPSSQTHKRSLSESKTTDGISLMSTTAPPASGQMPSYPTYTRTRYNSGTDSNTSGVSSYESIFGSRFHADMMQQGQLSPIPSSSNLIDLKKLSTEEKYRRVSLTGLPLKETSFMTAQDLYGYHTLRILRRRCRPMLSESAADDLAEMMDDTMGSVTSSSSTSTISRFRLRASKVLYEQQRKLKVRSLDRNHSFNAVMGYDEFRQSLRIKHQRLQMQAEIRGPCYAGICLPRNILNLFPHEESSGTYVSNFTLNELDSNISVELDSRGSNAATSNIQIVDRESADSIKLLRANSVDSNGVGHVRDECLQCCRRRLDPSGISSSSRSEFFNSSESSFSDEVDRTRASILRHVQRMANPVWSKQSRTQLLELKQKHPSAFQDICLYSEVCQQLGRNTYRLGSRRFLQELFLDLDFGCFYREAEEISTAKMDRLGGPDDLVPLNGEASSPSGSKQVISPGGSKVSAVGGSDVRTNHSGKTNYETSNTTHLSSNNDVTRNSKVPSPVSGESGNTSVGSGNVNNGISDSSSTGQTGPALKPHHVRSPPMASLYETSVENLAELSSTPKGVGLRVQIAQHQVEKAMNRHSTGTDLPDGITKDLAAGRSDDDDPPSSSSASGAISHNQNTKYKTRPRFNTLELDLSCTKNKFPIRRDRGSSSGRSVTDYSPTTPTGGIITTFGVTILGPPPGVTSGDSRSSSAVTSPTSAMQQGAPALFCEQRLEQQLIKGSKSEAALTAKK